One Capsicum annuum cultivar UCD-10X-F1 chromosome 2, UCD10Xv1.1, whole genome shotgun sequence genomic window carries:
- the LOC107861371 gene encoding phytosulfokines 3-like, with protein MSKATSSLFFIVLLLCFILSCTSRPEPAFHEATPNKIDQHKDVVNSKQVAKEESCNGGQDEECLERRNLAAHLDYIYTQNLNP; from the exons ATGTCTAAGGCCACTAGTAGCTTATTCTTCATCGTTCTCCTCCTCTGTTTTATCCTGTCCTGCACTTCTCGGCCCGAGCCAGCTTTTCATGAGGCCACCCCCAACAAGATTGATCAACACAAG GATGTTGTGAATTCAAAACAAGTTGCAAAGGAAGAGAGCTGCAATGGAGGCCAGGATGAAGAATGTTTAGAAAGAAGGAATTTGGCTGCTCACCTTGATTATATCTATACCCAAAATCTCAACCCATAA